A single window of Camelus ferus isolate YT-003-E chromosome 7, BCGSAC_Cfer_1.0, whole genome shotgun sequence DNA harbors:
- the EVX1 gene encoding homeobox even-skipped homolog protein 1: MESRKDMVMFLDGGQLGTLVGKRVSNLSEAVGSPLPEPPEKMVPRGCLSPRAGPPAARELGGGGLEEEPVDGLASSAAGPGAESRAAGAAVLGPGPPATSADSLSGQGQPSSSDTESDFYEEIEVSCTPDCATGNAEYQHSKVAGSEALASSPNGSSEAPKSNSSGGSQGTLACSASDQMRRYRTAFTREQIARLEKEFYRENYVSRPRRCELAAALNLPETTIKVWFQNRRMKDKRQRLAMTWPHPADPAFYTYMMSHAAAAGGLPYPFPSHLPLPYYSTVGLGAASAASAAASPFSVPLRPLDTFRVLSQPYPRPELLCAFRHPPLYPGPAHGLGTAAGGPCSCLACHGGPANGLAPRAAAAAASDFTCASTSRSDSFLTFAPSVLSKASSVALDQREEVPLTR, translated from the exons ATGGAGAGCAGAAAGGACATGGTTATGTTTCTGGATGGGGGTCAGCTTGGCACTCTGGTTGGCAAGAGAGTCTCCAATTTGTCCGAAGCAGTGGGCAGCCCGCTTCCCGAGCCGCCCGAGAAGATGGTGCCCCGCGGTTGCCTGAGCCCGCGAGCCGGACCTCCGGCCGCCCGGGAGCTCGGCGggggaggcctggaggaggagccGGTCGACGGACTAGCAAGCAGCGCTGCGGGGCCGGGCGCGGAGTCGCGGGCAGCCGGGGCCGCCGTGCTCGGCCCCGGACCTCCGGCCACCTCGGCCGACAGCCTCTCAGGCCAGGGGCAACCCAGCAGCTCGGACACAGAATCGGATTTCTATGAAGAAATCGAGGTGAGCTGCACCCCGGACTGCGCCACGGGGAACGCCGAGTACCAGCACAGCAAAG TGGCTGGCTCTGAAGCACTGGCCAGCAGTCCCAATGGCAGCAGCGAGGCTCCCAAAAGCAACAGCAGTGGGGGCTCCCAGGGCACCCTGGCCTGCAGTGCCAGTGACCAGATGCGACGATACCGTACTGCCTTCACCCGGGAGCAGATTGCACGGCTGGAGAAGGAATTCTACAGGGAGAACTACGTATCCAGGCCCCGGAGATGCGAGCTGGCAGCTGCCCTAAACCTGCCAGAGACCACCATCAAG GTGTGGTTCCAGAACCGGCGCATGAAGGACAAGCGGCAGCGGCTGGCCATGACGTGGCCGCACCCGGCCGACCCCGCCTTCTACACGTACATGATGAGTCACGCGGCGGCCGCAGGCGGCCTGCCCTACCCCTTCCCGTCGCACCTACCCCTGCCCTACTACTCGACGGTGGGCCTGGGCGCCGCGTCCGCCGCGTCCGCCGCCGCCTCTCCCTTCAGCGTCCCGCTGCGTCCGCTCGACACCTTCCGCGTGCTCTCGCAGCCCTACCCGCGGCCCGAACTGCTGTGCGCCTTCCGCCACCCGCCGCTCTACCCGGGCCCGGCGCACGGACTGGGCACCGCGGCCGGCGGCCCCTGCTCCTGCCTCGCCTGCCACGGCGGCCCGGCCAACGGGCTGGCGCCccgcgccgccgctgccgccgcctcgGACTTCACCTGTGCCTCCACCTCCCGCTCGGACTCCTTCCTTACCTTCGCACCCTCGGTGCTCAGCAAGGCCTCCTCCGTGGCGCTGGACCAGAGGGAGGAGGTGCCCCTCACCAGATAA